The Pseudomonas azadiae genome includes a window with the following:
- the gspF gene encoding type II secretion system inner membrane protein GspF: MNRYRYEAADASGKIEAGHLEADSQSGAFAVLRSRGLTALRVQVEGGQSTKAGSSLFSAKLSDNDLAWATRQLASLLGASLPLEAALSATVEQAEKKHIAQTLAAVRADVRGGMRLADALAARPRDFPSIYRALIAAGEESGDLAQVMERLADYIEERNNLRGKILTAFIYPGVVGLVSIGIVIFLLSYVVPQVVSAFSQARQDLPGLTLAMLNASDFIRAWGGMCFAGIVGGFWGWRLYLRNPVARLNWHSRVLRLPLIGRFVLGLNTARFASTLAILGGAGVPLLRALEAARQTLSNDRLSQCVNDATAKVREGVNLAPALAVEKVFPPVLIHLIASGEKTGSLPPMLERAAQTLSRDIERRAMGMTALLEPLMIVVMGAVVLVIVMAVLLPIIEINQLVT, translated from the coding sequence ATGAATCGCTATCGCTACGAAGCCGCCGATGCCAGCGGCAAAATCGAGGCCGGGCACCTGGAGGCGGATAGCCAGAGCGGCGCGTTTGCGGTGTTGCGCAGCCGTGGCCTGACCGCGTTGCGGGTGCAGGTGGAAGGTGGGCAGTCCACGAAAGCCGGCAGCAGCCTGTTCAGCGCCAAGCTGTCGGACAACGACCTGGCCTGGGCCACGCGGCAACTGGCAAGCCTGCTCGGTGCCAGTTTGCCGCTGGAGGCGGCTTTGAGCGCCACGGTGGAACAGGCCGAGAAAAAACACATCGCTCAGACCCTCGCCGCCGTGCGCGCCGATGTGCGCGGCGGCATGCGCCTGGCGGATGCGTTGGCGGCGCGGCCACGGGATTTTCCGTCGATCTACCGCGCGTTGATCGCGGCGGGGGAGGAGTCCGGTGACCTGGCCCAGGTGATGGAGCGCCTGGCCGATTACATCGAGGAGCGCAACAACCTGCGCGGCAAGATTCTCACCGCGTTTATCTACCCCGGCGTCGTGGGGCTGGTGTCCATCGGCATTGTGATTTTCCTGCTCAGCTACGTGGTACCCCAGGTGGTCAGCGCGTTTTCCCAGGCGCGCCAGGACCTGCCGGGGCTGACCCTGGCGATGCTCAATGCCAGCGACTTTATCCGCGCCTGGGGCGGGATGTGCTTTGCCGGCATTGTCGGCGGTTTCTGGGGTTGGCGCCTGTACCTGCGCAACCCGGTGGCGCGCCTGAATTGGCATAGCCGCGTATTGAGGCTGCCACTGATCGGGCGTTTTGTGCTCGGCCTGAACACCGCGCGGTTCGCCTCGACCCTGGCGATTCTCGGCGGTGCCGGCGTGCCCTTGTTGCGCGCCCTGGAAGCGGCGCGGCAGACTCTGTCCAATGACCGCTTGAGCCAGTGCGTCAACGACGCCACCGCCAAGGTGCGCGAAGGCGTCAACCTGGCCCCGGCGCTGGCGGTGGAAAAGGTATTTCCGCCGGTGCTGATTCACCTGATCGCCAGCGGCGAAAAAACCGGCTCGCTGCCGCCGATGCTGGAGCGTGCGGCGCAGACCCTGTCGCGCGATATCGAGCGCCGCGCCATGGGTATGACGGCGTTGCTGGAGCCGCTGATGATCGTGGTGATGGGTGCGGTGGTGCTGGTGATCGTCATGGCGGTGCTGTTGCCGATCATCGAGATCAACCAGCTGGTTACCTGA
- the gspE gene encoding type II secretion system ATPase GspE, translated as MSLLPYAWAKSQRILLRPGEGGMLLTVCPSTPGWSISEVHRQFGQAHLEQVRDDELDGLLASAYADTGSAAAVVGAAENEVDLDRLMQDMPEITDLLDTQDGAPVIRMINALLTQAARDEASDIHIEPYETHSVVRYRVDGTLRDVVSPRKALHGALVSRIKIMAQLDIAEKRLPQDGRIALRVAGRPIDIRVSTVPTGHGERVVMRLLDKQAGRLQLETLGMEPQVLARLDTLIRQPHGIVLVTGPTGSGKTTSLYAALARLDASTSNILTVEDPVEYDLPGISQIQVNAKIDMTFGLALRAILRQDPDIIMIGEIRDLETAQIAVQASLTGHLVLATLHTNDAVSAVNRLIDMGVEPFLLASSLLGVLAQRLVRRLCPHCKQQDPAAPGTWRPVGCAQCNQTGYSGRTGIHELFCVDDDVRSLIHQGAAEQDLRLAARRAGMLSMREDGERWVRSGATAPEEILRVTRDA; from the coding sequence ATGAGCCTTCTACCCTACGCCTGGGCCAAATCCCAGCGCATCCTCCTGCGCCCCGGCGAGGGCGGCATGCTGCTGACGGTGTGCCCCTCAACCCCCGGCTGGTCTATCAGTGAGGTCCACCGTCAGTTCGGCCAGGCCCACCTCGAACAGGTACGCGACGATGAACTCGACGGCCTGCTCGCCAGCGCCTACGCCGACACCGGCAGCGCCGCCGCTGTAGTGGGCGCCGCCGAAAACGAGGTGGACCTCGACCGCCTGATGCAGGACATGCCCGAAATCACCGACCTGCTCGACACCCAGGATGGCGCGCCGGTGATTCGCATGATCAACGCCTTGCTGACCCAGGCCGCGCGCGATGAGGCCAGTGATATTCACATCGAACCCTATGAAACCCATTCCGTGGTGCGCTACCGCGTCGACGGCACCCTGCGTGATGTGGTGTCGCCACGCAAGGCGTTGCACGGTGCGCTGGTGTCGCGGATCAAGATCATGGCCCAGCTCGACATCGCCGAAAAACGCTTGCCCCAGGACGGCCGTATCGCGTTGCGGGTGGCCGGGCGGCCGATTGATATTCGCGTGTCGACGGTGCCCACCGGGCATGGCGAGCGCGTGGTGATGCGGCTGTTGGACAAACAGGCCGGGCGCTTGCAGCTGGAGACCCTGGGCATGGAGCCGCAGGTGCTGGCGCGCCTGGACACGCTGATCCGCCAGCCCCACGGCATCGTGCTGGTCACCGGGCCCACCGGCAGCGGCAAGACCACCAGCCTGTACGCCGCCCTCGCGCGGCTGGATGCGAGCACCAGCAATATCCTCACCGTGGAAGATCCGGTGGAATACGACCTGCCGGGCATCAGCCAGATCCAGGTCAACGCCAAGATCGACATGACCTTCGGCCTGGCCTTGCGCGCGATTCTGCGCCAGGACCCGGACATCATCATGATCGGGGAAATCCGCGACCTGGAAACCGCGCAAATCGCCGTACAGGCTTCGCTCACCGGGCATCTGGTGCTCGCCACGTTGCACACCAACGATGCGGTGTCGGCGGTCAATCGCTTGATCGACATGGGCGTGGAGCCGTTTCTACTGGCCTCGTCACTGCTCGGCGTGTTGGCCCAGCGCCTGGTGCGCCGCCTGTGCCCGCACTGCAAGCAGCAAGACCCGGCCGCGCCCGGCACCTGGCGCCCGGTGGGCTGCGCGCAGTGCAACCAGACCGGCTACAGCGGCCGTACCGGCATCCATGAATTGTTTTGCGTTGACGACGACGTGCGCAGCCTGATCCACCAGGGCGCCGCCGAGCAGGACCTGCGCCTGGCCGCGCGCCGCGCCGGAATGTTGAGCATGCGTGAAGACGGCGAGCGCTGGGTGCGCAGCGGCGCCACCGCGCCCGAAGAAATCCTGCGCGTGACACGGGACGCCTGA
- the gspD gene encoding type II secretion system secretin GspD has product MKWSVPPFRMVAPLLVLALSACSNPSTTPLLVDSELGQPLADTRRSAETVLDRQGERLPKPPVQHRITDTARGHAPAAVKARNPLGDQPVQLNFVDADIQAVVRALSRATGQQFLVDPRVKGNLTLVSEGQVPAHQAYDMLLAALRMQGFSVVDVGGVAQVVPEADAKLLGGPIYSAGSSGMQTRTFRLQYENAVNLIPVLRPIVSPNNPINAYPGNNSIVITDYAENLARVAQIINGIDTPSAIDTDVVMVQNGIAVDIAAMVSELLETQGADQTQKINVIGDPRSNSVIIRSGSPERTELARNLIYKLDNAQSNPSNMHVVYLRNAQAGKLAQSLRGLLTGESDSGVSDDARGKLSAMGGNDKNSQGASNAQNSTGTPTGSGVQPGYGQSSGSTSSTGNGKPASDQDTAFSAGGVTIQADATTNTLLISAPDPLYRNLREVIDMLDQRRAQVVIESLIVEVSEDDATEFGVQWQAGNLAGKGAFGGVNLGGSGVVGTPASPTSIDVLPKGLNIGLVNGTVDIPGIGKVLDLKVLARALKSKGGTNVLSTPNLLTLDNEAASIFVGQTIPFVTGSYVTGGGGTSNNPFQTVQREEVGLKLNVRPQISEGGTVKLDIYQEVSTVDERASVTAGTVTNKRAIDTSILLDDGQIMVLGGLLQDGYSQSNDAVPWLADIPGLGALFRNEKRSVSKTNLMVFLRPYIIRDSGAGRSITLNRYEFMRRAQGGLQPERSWAMPDVQAPQLPSVEKAIPGVQQQGPRAVIRAVPVSQGAPR; this is encoded by the coding sequence ATGAAGTGGTCAGTCCCCCCGTTTCGCATGGTCGCGCCGCTGCTGGTGCTGGCTCTGAGTGCGTGCAGCAATCCGTCAACCACGCCATTGCTGGTGGACAGTGAGCTTGGCCAGCCCCTGGCGGACACTCGTCGCAGCGCCGAGACGGTGCTGGACCGCCAAGGTGAACGCCTGCCCAAACCTCCCGTACAGCACCGGATCACCGACACCGCGCGCGGCCATGCCCCGGCGGCCGTCAAGGCGCGCAACCCGTTGGGTGATCAGCCGGTGCAGCTCAATTTTGTCGATGCGGATATCCAGGCGGTGGTGCGCGCGCTGTCCCGCGCCACCGGGCAGCAGTTTTTGGTGGACCCGCGCGTGAAAGGCAACCTCACCCTGGTCAGCGAAGGGCAGGTCCCGGCGCACCAGGCCTACGACATGCTGCTGGCGGCGCTGCGCATGCAGGGCTTCAGCGTGGTGGATGTCGGCGGTGTGGCCCAGGTGGTGCCCGAGGCCGATGCCAAGTTGCTCGGCGGGCCGATCTACAGTGCCGGCAGCAGCGGCATGCAGACCCGCACCTTTCGCCTGCAATACGAAAACGCGGTGAACCTGATCCCGGTGCTGCGCCCCATCGTGTCGCCGAACAACCCGATCAATGCCTACCCCGGCAACAACAGCATTGTCATCACCGACTATGCGGAAAACCTGGCGCGGGTGGCGCAGATCATCAATGGTATCGACACCCCCAGCGCCATCGACACCGACGTGGTGATGGTGCAGAACGGCATCGCCGTGGACATTGCCGCCATGGTCTCCGAACTGCTGGAAACCCAGGGCGCCGACCAGACCCAGAAGATCAACGTGATCGGCGACCCGCGCTCCAACTCCGTCATCATCCGTTCCGGCAGCCCGGAGCGCACGGAGCTGGCGCGCAACCTGATCTACAAGCTCGACAACGCCCAGAGCAATCCCAGCAACATGCACGTGGTGTACCTGCGCAACGCCCAGGCCGGCAAATTGGCCCAGTCGCTGCGCGGGTTGCTCACGGGCGAGAGTGATTCGGGTGTGAGTGACGATGCCCGTGGCAAGCTCAGCGCCATGGGCGGCAATGACAAAAACAGCCAGGGCGCGAGCAATGCCCAGAACAGCACGGGGACACCGACCGGCAGCGGCGTGCAGCCGGGCTATGGGCAATCCTCCGGTTCAACCAGCAGCACCGGCAATGGCAAACCCGCCAGTGACCAGGACACCGCGTTCAGCGCCGGCGGCGTGACCATTCAGGCCGACGCCACCACCAACACCTTGCTGATCTCCGCGCCGGACCCGCTGTACCGCAACCTGCGCGAGGTCATCGACATGCTCGACCAGCGCCGCGCCCAGGTGGTGATCGAAAGCCTGATCGTGGAAGTCAGCGAAGACGACGCCACCGAGTTCGGCGTGCAATGGCAGGCCGGCAACCTGGCGGGCAAGGGCGCGTTCGGCGGCGTGAACCTCGGCGGCAGCGGCGTGGTTGGCACGCCCGCCAGCCCGACCAGTATTGATGTACTGCCCAAGGGCCTGAACATTGGGTTGGTCAACGGCACGGTGGATATTCCCGGCATCGGCAAGGTGCTTGACCTCAAGGTGTTGGCCCGTGCGTTGAAGAGCAAGGGCGGCACCAACGTGCTGTCCACGCCGAACCTGCTGACCCTGGACAACGAGGCGGCGAGCATTTTCGTGGGGCAGACCATTCCGTTTGTCACCGGCAGTTATGTGACCGGAGGCGGGGGCACCAGCAACAACCCGTTCCAGACCGTGCAGCGTGAAGAGGTGGGGCTCAAGCTGAACGTACGGCCGCAGATCTCCGAGGGCGGCACGGTGAAGCTGGATATCTACCAGGAAGTCAGCACCGTGGATGAACGGGCCTCGGTGACGGCGGGCACGGTGACCAACAAGCGTGCGATCGATACCAGTATTTTGTTGGATGACGGGCAGATCATGGTGCTCGGCGGGCTGCTGCAGGACGGCTACAGCCAGAGCAATGATGCGGTGCCATGGCTGGCGGATATTCCAGGGTTGGGCGCGCTGTTTCGCAATGAGAAGCGCAGTGTGAGCAAGACCAACCTGATGGTGTTTCTGCGGCCTTACATTATTCGCGACAGTGGGGCGGGGCGCAGCATTACGTTGAACCGCTATGAGTTTATGCGCCGGGCCCAGGGAGGGTTGCAGCCGGAGCGTAGTTGGGCGATGCCGGATGTGCAGGCGCCGCAGTTGCCGTCGGTGGAGAAGGCGATTCCTGGGGTGCAGCAGCAGGGGCCTAGGGCGGTGATTAGGGCGGTGCCGGTTTCACAGGGGGCGCCGCGGTGA
- the gspM gene encoding type II secretion system protein GspM: MNKIQRLRSQAQVFWGGLALREKRLLSGAGLVLASLLTWLVLVQPALKKIDYWQVETPKLRAQAAALQVLLQDVSAPRPGDETALRQALDNAGLKGHYQLQALEPGGWRLTFDNAPADAVVGWLLGNPRSFSLEVSEARLQRAMDAVDSSAGTVSGTVRMDQALGAKEAS; encoded by the coding sequence ATGAATAAAATCCAACGACTGCGCAGCCAGGCCCAGGTGTTCTGGGGTGGCCTGGCGCTGCGTGAAAAACGCCTGCTCAGCGGCGCGGGCCTGGTCCTGGCGAGCCTGCTGACCTGGCTGGTGCTGGTGCAGCCGGCATTGAAGAAGATCGATTACTGGCAGGTTGAAACCCCCAAGCTGCGCGCCCAGGCCGCAGCCCTGCAGGTGCTGTTGCAGGACGTATCCGCACCAAGGCCGGGCGACGAAACTGCGCTGCGCCAGGCCCTGGATAACGCCGGCCTCAAAGGGCATTACCAATTGCAGGCGCTGGAACCCGGCGGCTGGCGGTTGACGTTCGACAACGCCCCGGCCGACGCGGTGGTGGGCTGGCTGCTGGGCAATCCCCGTTCGTTTTCCCTGGAGGTGTCCGAAGCGCGGTTGCAGCGCGCGATGGATGCCGTCGACAGCTCGGCCGGCACTGTGTCCGGGACCGTTCGCATGGATCAGGCGCTTGGCGCTAAGGAAGCTTCATGA